Proteins encoded within one genomic window of Solenopsis invicta isolate M01_SB chromosome 10, UNIL_Sinv_3.0, whole genome shotgun sequence:
- the LOC105205323 gene encoding pro-corazonin has product MTEKRLFVLFVLSLIISTVLCQTFQYSRGWTNGKRSSLVPNSLDVPNSMDERFTGEPRTVKMLLYGDLNEQPLLIHCDVMDKFKKFLHTDN; this is encoded by the exons ATGACCGAGAAGCGTTTGTTCGTCCTTTTCGTCCTGTCGTTGATCATAAGTACCGTGCTTTGCCAAACCTTCCAGTACAGTCGTGGATGGACCAACGGCAAGAGATCCTCGTTGGTCCCGAACTCGTTGGATGTCCCCAATTCAATGGACGAGCGTTTCACCGGCGAGCCCAGGACAGTGAAGATGCTGCTGTATGGGGACCTCAATGAACAA CCGCTGTTGATCCATTGTGATGTTATGgacaaattcaaaaaattcctTCACACGGATAATTAG